From one Eucalyptus grandis isolate ANBG69807.140 chromosome 9, ASM1654582v1, whole genome shotgun sequence genomic stretch:
- the LOC104418030 gene encoding F-box protein At3g07870 isoform X1: MSSSSSSGGGGGGAKLPHDVAVEILKRLPARSLLRFRCVCRSWRSAIDDPRFVALHWSHSALHASSRHLACLDCGDDAVQNRCSLFPNAPLALPPPPSQIEIPFVAPPNRYALVGSCNGLICVSESSSDGTERALYFWNLFTRKHKAVRLPRPERMPPFSVGGAHVVLGFCFDAKSNDYRVVRIIRYLGIRRRRFRNKKPRVEVYSFRTDSWKTLECEVPLLCDSAVFLNGNLHWYSFNGEGDGYGSIVLFNVADEVFDEIALPEGISPHFVLSVTVLNESLAVFFSHREACFVWVMKDYGVPESWSKLYTFEVTEPVTGFDGFTWNGELLMEINCEERDCKERVSWNPITGQFSILPLSTRYELVPVVESLFPL; this comes from the coding sequence ATgagttcctcctcctcctccggcggcggcggcggcggcgcgaaGCTCCCTCACGACGTCGCCGTCGAGATCCTGAAGCGGTTGCCGGCGAGATCCCTCCTCCGATTTAGGTGCGTCTGCCGATCGTGGCGTTCCGCCATCGACGACCCTCGTTTCGTGGCCCTCCACTGGAGCCACTCCGCCCTCCACGCCTCCAGTCGGCATCTCGCGTGTCTAGACTGCGGCGACGACGCCGTCCAGAACCGGTGCTCTCTGTTCCCCAACGCCCCTCTCGCCCTGCCTCCTCCCCCGTCGCAAATCGAAATCCCGTTCGTTGCTCCTCCCAACCGTTACGCCCTCGTCGGTTCGTGTAACGGTTTGATCTGCGTCTCGGAGAGTTCCAGTGACGGCACTGAGCGGGCGCTGTATTTTTGGAATCTATTCACCAGGAAGCATAAGGCGGTTCGGCTCCCCCGTCCGGAGCGGATGCCACCCTTCTCCGTGGGGGGCGCTCATGTAGTTCTGGGGTTTTGTTTCGATGCGAAGTCTAATGACTATCGTGTTGTCAGGATTATCCGATACCTAGGTATTCGCCGTCGACGCTTCCGCAATAAGAAGCCTCGAGTCGAGGTTTATTCGTTCCGTACAGATTCATGGAAGACCTTGGAATGTGAGGTTCCTCTTCTCTGTGACAGTGCGGTCTTCTTGAATGGGAACCTGCACTGGTATTCTTTCAATGGGGAGGGGGATGGATACGGATCCATAGTCTTGTTCAATGTCGCAGATGAGGTGTTTGATGAAATAGCTCTGCCGGAAGGGATCAGTCCCCATTTTGTGTTGTCCGTGACGGTATTGAATGAATCGCTGGCTGTGTTCTTTAGTCATAGGGAGGCTTGTTTCGTTTGGGTTATGAAAGACTACGGCGTGCCAGAGTCTTGGAGTAAGCTGTATACTTTCGAGGTTACGGAACCGGTAACAGGATTTGATGGCTTTACATGGAATGGCGAGcttcttatggaaataaatTGTGAAGAACGAG
- the LOC104418030 gene encoding F-box protein At3g07870 isoform X2, whose amino-acid sequence MSSSSSSGGGGGGAKLPHDVAVEILKRLPARSLLRFRCVCRSWRSAIDDPRFVALHWSHSALHASSRHLACLDCGDDAVQNRCSLFPNAPLALPPPPSQIEIPFVAPPNRYALVGSCNGLICVSESSSDGTERALYFWNLFTRKHKAVRLPRPERMPPFSVGGAHVVLGFCFDAKSNDYRVVRIIRYLGIRRRRFRNKKPRVEVYSFRTDSWKTLECEVPLLCDSAVFLNGNLHWYSFNGEGDGYGSIVLFNVADEVFDEIALPEGISPHFVLSVTVLNESLAVFFSHREACFVWVMKDYGVPESWSKLYTFEVTEPVTGFDGFTWNGELLMEINCEERVSWNPITAQLSILPLSARYKLVPVVESLVPP is encoded by the coding sequence ATgagttcctcctcctcctccggcggcggcggcggcggcgcgaaGCTCCCTCACGACGTCGCCGTCGAGATCCTGAAGCGGTTGCCGGCGAGATCCCTCCTCCGATTTAGGTGCGTCTGCCGATCGTGGCGTTCCGCCATCGACGACCCTCGTTTCGTGGCCCTCCACTGGAGCCACTCCGCCCTCCACGCCTCCAGTCGGCATCTCGCGTGTCTAGACTGCGGCGACGACGCCGTCCAGAACCGGTGCTCTCTGTTCCCCAACGCCCCTCTCGCCCTGCCTCCTCCCCCGTCGCAAATCGAAATCCCGTTCGTTGCTCCTCCCAACCGTTACGCCCTCGTCGGTTCGTGTAACGGTTTGATCTGCGTCTCGGAGAGTTCCAGTGACGGCACTGAGCGGGCGCTGTATTTTTGGAATCTATTCACCAGGAAGCATAAGGCGGTTCGGCTCCCCCGTCCGGAGCGGATGCCACCCTTCTCCGTGGGGGGCGCTCATGTAGTTCTGGGGTTTTGTTTCGATGCGAAGTCTAATGACTATCGTGTTGTCAGGATTATCCGATACCTAGGTATTCGCCGTCGACGCTTCCGCAATAAGAAGCCTCGAGTCGAGGTTTATTCGTTCCGTACAGATTCATGGAAGACCTTGGAATGTGAGGTTCCTCTTCTCTGTGACAGTGCGGTCTTCTTGAATGGGAACCTGCACTGGTATTCTTTCAATGGGGAGGGGGATGGATACGGATCCATAGTCTTGTTCAATGTCGCAGATGAGGTGTTTGATGAAATAGCTCTGCCGGAAGGGATCAGTCCCCATTTTGTGTTGTCCGTGACGGTATTGAATGAATCGCTGGCTGTGTTCTTTAGTCATAGGGAGGCTTGTTTCGTTTGGGTTATGAAAGACTACGGCGTGCCAGAGTCTTGGAGTAAGCTGTATACTTTCGAGGTTACGGAACCGGTAACAGGATTTGATGGCTTTACATGGAATGGCGAGcttcttatggaaataaatTGTGAAGAACGAGTTTCTTGGAATCCGATCACAGCACAACTCTCAATTCTTCCATTGTCGGCGAGATACAAATTGGTCCCCGTTGTAGAGAGCCTCGTTCCACCTTAG